In Cystobacter ferrugineus, the DNA window TGGGAGACGAGGCGCGGGCACGCGAGGCGTACGAGATGCTCCTGCAGGCGCGGCCGGACTACGAGCTGCCGCGCTCCGCGCCCCCGAAGATCCGCTCGCTCTACGCGCGCATCAAGGAGGACATCAAGAACCGGCGCGTGCGGCCCGTCACCCTCCAGGTGGATCCCCTGCCGGACACCGAGGGCGGCGCGCCGGAGACGGCGGTGGCGTACATCCAGGACATGGCGCTCGGGGCCCGGGCGAGGCTGTTCTACCGGCGCGCGGGCGCGCAGGCCTACAGCTCGGTGGACTTCACGCGGGACAGGACGAACAAGGAGCGCTACGTCGCCACCCTGCCCGCCTACGAGATCCCCGCCAGCGCCTCCGCCTACGAGGTGGAGTACTACTTCGAGGTGGCGGACGCGGCCCAGCGGCGGCTCGCGGGCCGGGGTGATGCCTTCAACCCGCTCGTCTTCCAGGTGGCCCCCTCGCCCGGCGCGGTGGCCACGCCCGGCACGCGTCCCTGGTACAAGAGTCCCTGGCTGTGGGTGGCCGTGGGCGCCGTGGTGGTCGCGGGCACCGCGGGCGCCGTCGTCTACGCCACCTCCGAGGAGCGCGGCAGCGTTCCCATCATCATCCGCGTCGAGCCGGATGCCCCTGCCCCATGAGCCCTCGTCCCTTCCTCTCCTTGCTGTTGGGTGCCACGCTCGCCCTGGGCTGCGGCGCCCCCTCCGAGTCATCCGGTACGGGCCTCGGCCTCGAGCTGCGCCTGTCGCAGTCGGTCGCCTCCGAGGTGGGCGCCTTCCAGGTGGTGGTGTTGCGCGAGGGCCGGCAGCGCCGGTGCGCCGACCTGCAGCGCGCCTGTGTCCAGCAACAGGTGAAGTCGGATGAACTGGTCGTCATCCAGGGGCCGGACGGCAAGAAGGGGCGCGCGCTGCGCTTCTCCGCGGCGCTGTCGGACAGCGGCACCCAGGAGATGAGCGCGGACATCCCCGTGGGCCGCGACTACGTCGTCATCATCGAGGCGCTCTCTCGCACCAACCCGCCGCGCTTCCTCGGCAGTTCCTGCAACTACCTGGACTCCGTCAGCGCCACGCGCAACGAGCCCCTCATCGCCGCCCCCATCACCCTCACGGCGGCGAACTGCGATCCCACGATCGCCCCGTGAACGCTTGTCACGAAAGCGTCACGACCCCGTCACCCACCATCTGGTAGGCCATGTGGCGTGAAAGCGTGGAGCGTGGAGGAGCGATGGCGCGCATCCTGATCATCGAGGACGAGCAGGATCTGGCCGGACTGGTGGAGTACAACCTCCGAGCCGCGGGATTCGAGGCGGAGGCGGTGGGCTCGGGTGCGAGTGGTCTGGCCCGGGCACGCGCCCAGCTACCGGACCTGCTGCTGTTGGATTTGATGTTGCCGGACCTGGCGGGCAGCGAGGTGTTGCGCCTGTTCAAGAGCGACGCCGAGCTGCGCAAGGTGCCCGTCATCATCGTGAGCGCCAAGGGCCAGGAGTCCGATCGCATCCAGGGCCTGGAGCTGGGCGCGGACGACTACGTGGTGAAGCCCTTCTCCGTGCGCGAGCTGCTGCTGCGGGTCAAGGCGGTGCTGCGGCGCGCGGACACGGAGGA includes these proteins:
- a CDS encoding winged helix-turn-helix domain-containing protein; this encodes MARILIIEDEQDLAGLVEYNLRAAGFEAEAVGSGASGLARARAQLPDLLLLDLMLPDLAGSEVLRLFKSDAELRKVPVIIVSAKGQESDRIQGLELGADDYVVKPFSVRELLLRVKAVLRRADTEEGPEAQLSVGDIQLDTSRHQVRARGQEVALTALEFRLLRTLMERIDRVQTREVLLSDVWGIQAEIHTRTVDTHIKRLREKLGPAGDIIETVRGVGYKLTPA